Proteins from a single region of Abyssalbus ytuae:
- a CDS encoding DinB family protein, protein METTANSSTKTQQVINPSQLLDHWQGHRSLTRRVIEAFPEDKLFEFSIGGMRPFGEMTLELLAIAAPGIKEIATGKTVEFNEKIDHGKSKAKILELWDEATGEINTHWATVKPERFQDKIKTFGQYEGTVQSSVFYFIDNEIHHRGQGYVYLRALGIEPPAFWER, encoded by the coding sequence ATGGAAACAACAGCTAACAGCAGTACAAAAACGCAGCAGGTAATCAATCCCTCACAGTTACTAGACCACTGGCAGGGCCACCGCAGCTTAACCCGAAGGGTAATAGAGGCTTTTCCTGAAGACAAATTATTTGAATTTTCCATAGGGGGTATGAGGCCCTTTGGAGAAATGACCCTGGAACTTTTGGCCATTGCTGCTCCTGGTATAAAAGAAATTGCTACCGGCAAAACAGTAGAATTTAACGAGAAAATTGACCATGGTAAAAGCAAAGCCAAAATACTGGAGCTTTGGGATGAAGCTACCGGTGAAATTAATACTCATTGGGCCACTGTAAAACCGGAACGTTTTCAGGATAAAATAAAAACCTTCGGGCAATACGAAGGCACGGTACAATCATCTGTATTTTATTTTATTGATAATGAAATTCATCACCGCGGCCAGGGATATGTTTATTTACGTGCACTGGGTATTGAGCCGCCTGCTTTTTGGGAAAGGTAA
- a CDS encoding DNA-binding domain-containing protein, whose amino-acid sequence MSLKYSLNENLLTPQPDDYSARPQGVKSHDLESIIAQMVSKGSTVTRTDILAVLNNFFEVVGAITANGETINTDLFKTNFSISGVFEGATDGFDKSRHTIKINTNTGKVLKEALAKIQVEKITTPETIPHIIEVKDSISGSVNDQVTSNGILEITGSLLKIEGDHPDNGVYLIAEDGTKNKVITIADNKPARLFVMLPALTPGEYTLQVTTQHTGGGPIVNTPRTGTFNKPLTAI is encoded by the coding sequence ATGAGTCTGAAATATTCATTAAACGAAAACTTGCTTACCCCACAACCCGATGATTATAGTGCACGCCCACAAGGAGTAAAAAGCCATGACCTGGAGAGTATTATTGCACAAATGGTTAGCAAAGGCAGTACCGTAACCCGTACTGATATACTGGCCGTACTCAACAATTTTTTTGAAGTGGTAGGTGCCATTACTGCCAATGGCGAAACTATTAATACCGACCTTTTTAAAACCAACTTCTCCATATCAGGAGTGTTTGAAGGAGCCACCGATGGTTTTGACAAAAGCCGCCATACCATAAAAATAAATACCAATACCGGCAAGGTACTTAAAGAAGCCCTGGCAAAAATACAGGTAGAAAAAATAACCACCCCGGAAACCATTCCGCATATAATAGAAGTAAAAGACAGTATAAGCGGCAGTGTTAACGACCAGGTTACCAGCAACGGCATACTGGAAATTACAGGCAGCCTGCTAAAAATAGAAGGCGATCACCCCGATAATGGTGTATATCTTATAGCCGAAGACGGTACCAAAAACAAAGTTATCACTATAGCCGACAATAAACCCGCACGACTCTTTGTTATGCTCCCCGCCCTTACCCCCGGCGAATACACCCTGCAGGTAACTACACAACATACCGGAGGAGGACCAATAGTTAATACCCCACGTACAGGTACTTTCAATAAACCCCTTACAGCAATATAA